The window TCGCTCCCAAACACACTTTTTATTGAAGACAGCAATGAAATCAATTTTGTGTAATTGGGCTATTAGCGCAACAAAATGCTGTTTTGATTCTTTATaggttttgttaaatattaatatttttattgtaagtgaTCTagatatctaataaatattgaaacaagGAATCActgcattaattattatactactttttcaataaaacgaCACACAtacgaattaaaataatacaacagCCGTAAAAGAAGTATGCGCTTTTAATAGCAACATGCATTCATTGTTTTCCTTTAAACAGCCGATCTTTTTATCTCAATGAACTGTAGTAACACACGATGACACTTTGTCACATATTCTATAGGTGACTCGTAAAATCCAGCATATTATCCGATCAGCATTCGCATGAAATGTATCAATCGAATTTTCCAACACACAAAGTTTCGTTTGTAATAAACCAATACGACATGTTTGCgtcatgtaaatattaatgttaattggATAGCGTGTGTactgaatgaaaaataaagccCGAAAGTCAAAGCTTTTGATGGCAGACTGAAACAAATAACGAGCGTCAGCGGTTGCCAATAAACTAAACGTAACAAATAGGAATACATATGTTAATACTGCGCTTCGATATTGCCAAAGGCaaaggtaataataaaaataatggtgGCTCGGCACGATCAACTTTACCGtcaatatttcacaatattcATGTATCATGACTGTTAAATTTGTATCTTAAAGTCTTATGATGTAAAActgatatttgaatatatgcCTCATAATCATGGTATGATTAGATTGATGGACTATAAGTATATAGAATTGCCAACGAAAAAAAgggtaataattaaaacatactgCCTTGTATATACGCTATTTTTagtaacaaacaattaaaggGAATTGATATATAACACTTCATGTAGATATATGTACACAAAGAAATGTAACGTACACGAGGTTGGAAATAAGTTTTCGTACAAAAGTGAGCTGCGTCATGGTTGTCATTTACACGTCAAGTCTGTCACAACAATATACAGGCTCTACACGTGGCGTGTTGAATCGcatgtgaatataatatataaaacgaacCTGAACTAAATTGTGTTTCCTGTTTAATTTCTTCCTTTCATAATTCTGTGAATGTGAGCGATAACTTGATACTTTTGTCTCGTGGGTTGTCGTTTCATAACATGACAAAGGGTCATGTAACATTCTTAAGTTTTTGCTATACCTTAATACTTAAGATGTCGGGATATCTacgtatttaaatgtatgaatatttgatCCATTACTTATTTTANNNNNNNNNNNNNNNNNNNNNNNNNNNNNNNNNNNNNNNNNNNNNNNNNNNNNNNNNNNNNNNNNNNNNNNNNNNNNNNNNNNNNNNNNNNNNNNNNNNNNNNNNNNNNNNNNNNNNNNNNNNNNNNNNNNNNNNNNNNNNNNNNNNNNNNNNNNNNNNNNNNNNNNNNNNNNNNNNNNNNNNNNNNNNNNNNNNNNNNNNNNNNNNNNNNNNNNNNNNNNNNNNNNNNNNNNNNNNNNNNNNNNNNNNNNNNNNNNNNNNNNNNNNNNNNNNNNNNNNNNNNNNNNNNNNNNNNNNNNNNNNNNNNNNNNNNNNNNNNNNNNNNNNNNNNNNNNNNNNNNNNNNNNNNNNNNNNNNNNNNNNNNNNNNNNNNNNNNNNNNNNNNNNNNNNNNNNNNNNNNNNNNNNNNNNNNNNNNNNNNNNNNNNNNNNNNNNNNNNNNNNNNNNNNNNNNNNNNNNNNNNNNNNNNNNNNNNNNNNNNNNNNNNNNNNNNNNNNNNNNNNNNNNNNNNNNNNNNNNNNNNNNNNNNNNNNNNNNNNNNNNNNNNNNNNNNNNNNNNNNNNNNNNNNNNNNNNNNNNNNNNNNNNNNNNNNNNNNNNNNNNNNNNNNNNNNNNNNNNNNNNNNNNNNNNNNNNNNNNNNNNNNNNNNNNNNNNNNNNNNNNNNNNNNNNNNNNNNNNNNNNNNNNNNNNNNNNNNNNNNNNNNNNNNNNNNNNNNNNNNNNNNNNNNNNNNNNNNNNNNNNNNNNNNNNNNNNNNNNNNNNNNNNNNNNNNNNNNNNNNNNNNNNNNNNNNNNNNNNNNNNNNNNNNNNNNNNNNNNNNNNNNNNNNNNNNNNNNNNNNNNNNNNNNNNNNNNNNNNNNNNNNNNNNNNNNNNNNNNNNNNNNNNNNNNNNNNNNNNNNNNNNNNNNNNNNNNNNNNNNNNNNNNNNNNNNNNNNNNNNNNNNNNNNNNNNNNNNNNNNNNNNNNNNNNNNNNNNNNNNNNNNNNNNNNNNNNNNNNNGGTTTAATGATTTACAAAGGATAGCTTGCTATAGAGAGGTATTAACGAACCGTTAAACATAGATAAATTcctaattaaagttatttgtcAAGAGTATTTGAGAAAATGATACTGAACGGAAACGGAAACAGTAAATAATCCATATTTTGAATTCTTAGCTATAAAATTGGTTAAGATACAATCACTGGCAGCAATTTAactcaattatttatagaaatgtaacaacaaaatcaatttcctttttcttataattgtttaattaaaatcgcgATCTCTTAAAAcccactttaaatattttaagcgtTCACCTACAAGAGGGTTATTGAGCCCAACAATAAACAACTCGAAACGCTTTCTCTTATTAAAACTCAGTTAGAAATTGTTCCCAATTGTTGTCTGAACAGCtgtattttgttgaaattaagGGAACACGACCGCCATTACTCCGGATTTTTTTTGCTGGAAAACCTTTAATGGTAGCGTGAAATTAAAAGAGCACACGACCCGGATTCAGGCTAATTGGTTAATTAATAGGGACGTCCGGCTTTGAATTTTACACACGCTCTATTGGATGGCAGCCAGTTTCACTTGTATTGAAGTGATCTGATTGAACGCATGAGATATGTTCTGCGAGTACTCGATAATTTAAATGACGTTGAAAGATCATTGAGCATGTTTTGTGgagaatatttatgtattaatctATGTATTTCGAAATGCTTGCTTTCAccactattatatttaaatggcgTTTAGTCATGATTTACGGTTTATTTTTACCTTCAGCTTTAGCTGTGTATGAATTTACACAAGTTCAGTAGATGTAGTGTGggcaaaatgttttaaagtaaacataaaataaaaaaccataatgtgttctttattattatagacatttgaacttttattctattaaaatttttactacTTACTTTTCCCCATCTTTCGTTATTCAGGCTTCATTAAGTTTTATGcagcataatattttaatggaataaaaatgtaaatcgcTTCAGTTGAGGAAGTCTAGGTGGATATTTTAGCAgcgattaatttaaaattgcggtaatgttttgtgtttaagttgtgtaagttattattgtttaattcgATATGCcgtattagatatttattttagtgtgtggtctattttaaacatatggAAGATTCATCTTTAAAACAAGGAATAAAATAGAGTGTTATACTATCTGagaatttattgcattttcgAAATAAAgtatgtgatattttaatatctactaATGCGTAATGCatcatgtatatttattcatatagagGTCTGAACTGTGTCTATTGCCTATTCAAGTCTGAGGATCGATAAGTGGCTTGCACTCAGAGGCGATACCAATTTATGCTACGCGTCCATTTGTttacaacattataatttgttaccACTAAGTCACCAGATTTCCATATTTGTTTTAGCGCTTTCATTGAGAATTTTACCACTTGCATAGTCCATATAAATGGCTGAACGGACTTTTATCTAGTTtcataaagaaatacataGCTACTACGTCCTCGGGgttacttgttttttttgcTATTGCAATGTTATCAACTTATGTctaatatttatctatgaaCGTGTTTAATTGATAGGACGTTGAGTCTTAAACTATTgggaatatttatatctatacacTGAAGCTGtatatgcataatttattattgggAGTGGTATAGCTGCATTATACgttctatgttatatatatgcataatatttgTGTGAGTGAAATAAGTTCTAAGAGTATGAGCTTTTTAAACTATGCATTTTGAAATGTCAAAAAGACTTTAACATAAAGGCTTCTACAGACGCGCTTAAAAGCGCCTTGGATGAACGTTGAGTCCATCCGTGCGCGATAATCCGCCATACAATAGATCTAAAGCTATCTGTgggatttaaaataataaaacctcAGGGTAGAAATTTGAACACAAAATCTTCGTGCGTAATATGGAGTAAAATTATCTAATCTCATTTGTGATTTGAGTGCCCAATACTAGCGGCTTATTATTTCAACGACTCTTAATTTACATTTGACAAATCTATCAACGTGTTAGGGTGAAGTGAAAGAACCGTTTAAATGTGCTTTAATATACATtgccaaatttatttttttactttaatttaaacatttttggaacaacaaaaaatggaaaaattcAGGAATTACACATCtaataaatgtcattttaatacaatatatctaAGACAATATTTCTCCAGATAAGgatgtgtaataaatttttctcaCTTCGGAGTGCAGTGCCGAGTCCTTTAATtggtattacataaaaagtgaagtcccgtgtcccctactggggtatggggcagatgatgttcacctgtttcactgatcgattttctttagggacaagtaggtgatcagccttctgtgtcctgcgagaccgagacattttttttacgcgtccccaccgggaattgaacccaggacccctcggttctacgctcacgcgttaaccactgtgccaaggaggcggtcattggtattacataaaataatgtattttatagcaCGCCACTGAGCCCGAGCCCGTGCTCAGTGGCGTGCTATGagagaggcctatgtccagcagtggacatcaaagggctgataatgatgatgatgatgaatttatttcataatagcgtttaatagacataaatatccaatattttttaacctttGGCGGGCTAGGAGAGATCGCTGATAAGCGATAAGATCGCCTTATGTATATAATCACTATGTTGAATATTTGCAACATTTAATATGGTGtggtacataaaattgttaaataaataaagaaaaacatgtcTCACGTCGGAATGCAGGACAGCACGCGCGGGCGACGGCGACGCGGGCgacgcgccgcgcgccgcatTCGCGTCACGTTCCGCGCCCGAGCTCTCTGCGCTGCCGGCTGAAACGATCAAGCGCTGTGACATCTGCACTCCCATCGAAATAACTTTGCTCACATTTACGTTTGTGGCTGTACTGTGGCTTGGAAACAATGTGAATGGAACACTTgataatagtatttaataatttttataaatttaatgacgGCATGATGAGATACAACTTATGGTTTAAAGACAGTTCATTTCGAGcgatatttatatgtacaatggACGTGTggttaacattaaatatgctgaaataaaaattaaacgaataGTATTCttccataaaataatttttcaaacgtGCAACTGTTGCATAAtgcattgtatatattataaaattaggaCAGCGAAACGAACAAGCAGAATATATCTCACTTTTCTCTGGATGAGGTTGGTGGTGGTTCTCCGTGTGCCGGCGCAGTGACCGCGCGTCGCAGTATGATTTGCCGCATCCATCCGCTTTGCATTCGTACGGTTTCTTGTTTCGATGTGTCAACATATGCCCATTtctacacaaataaaatgtttgacaTTTAAATGACCTTGAAGTTTTGTTAGagctttatattcattatcattaacttttaaatgtgtgcgagatttaaaaaacacgattttttaaatacgcctcatcaaatgaattttattgaaactctTATAGAAAGACAAGtacagaaaaatattgaacttGTCTTCCTAGCACCAAGGTAAAGGACATTATATACATCTATAGTTGTATCGATGTATTTCCAATACGCTCACATTTCACACGTGACCTGAACAGATGGTAATGTATGGATGGAGGGTGGGTAAGATGTAGGTCAGCGGATAACATGGCCACTTTACTCAATACAGGCATTATAAACATGATGACGTCATTAATATTCATGCGGGGTGCGAGCTTCGACTATTAAGGGGACACCTTGTGCATCGGACATGTGATCACGGATTCACCCGGAGCgacacaataattttacaatatctgTTAGTTATCTCTGTGTAAATTAAAGAGGATGAAGTTAATTAAGATTTTGTATGTATCTTGGTATTTGATCTCTGATTGATGATTCGAATGTCTTTAAGGAAAGTTAGTAAATGTTACTCTCTTACGCAAAATCGCCaacaagatttaaataattgtttttgcaGAAAATTACAGGTTGGTTTAACGCATATTatacttcttttatttaagtattgcGGGTATAATGCCTCGGGctgaatcatttttaaatgtacttcAAAAATAAGATACTGTTTACTATTCAATAAAAGTagcttaaattgtttttatatgtcataacGCAATAAATGGACGTATGTTATAATAAGTTAATGTAATAAGCTACGTAGCTACTTCGAAAATGCGTACGTAATTTCGCATTCTGAGAAAGTAATGAGATgttcaagtaaataaaatttaatttgtaggtATTAATCAGATGAATGTACGCATATCAGACGGTAGGTCCTAATTATGCACCGTCCCTCGGAAGTTGTAACGTGCCGGGTTGCTTCATGAATCCGGCAAGCGGTAATCATCCCTCATTACATATACGGCGATTCATCAAGACAAAACTGGGGGAAATTTGGAGATATAACGAAGAGAAAGAACTAACGACATCCCGTGTCATTGATTTTTAACTAGGATCATTGTGTGCATGTATAGGTATCGTAGGGATCgattagtaaatttatttattcaatgctccctttaatgaaaaatgtattaaaattttatgtcatactggaatctcaataaaaaatatttaatggtaGGTATGCGTCAATATTTTGGTAAAACACTAAactttaaatagtaaatgtaATTGCTATAAAGGAAATACTTACAGATGATCCTGTCGCTTGAAGGCCTTCGCGCAGGTAATGCACACGTATTTGCGCTCATCGCTGTGTGTTAGTTTGTGCTTTGCGAGAGCGGATGCATTGCCAAAAACTTTGTTGCATACCTGGAAATAAGGAATTTAGCATGTTATATGAAGTTTTCAGCACATAAATGTCGTTTCTTCGGTACAAACTGAAATTCttaagaaatattcaaatgctatatttgaaagttgcaaaataaatgaaaactaccgataaattatagattatttgtattatatttagtcgTGAAAGGTGTCAAATCATTCCTTATAATCAAATGTGATGTGTTTAAGTATAGCCTCTATCGTCTCGGATGACTTTACAGACGTCCTTCAGAGTAAACCCCATTGTCTTAAAGATTTCTTGTGTCTCGAGAGAATTGTTTTGGGGGCGGATTACACCGTATTAATTAAAGAGCCGAAGTCTTATAAGTACTAATTTCTCTGAGGATGCCTTGAGGAGTAAACTTTGAATGAAAggtaaaaattgatttattatgtacttaagggtgaaaatgtatattttgtatatattttatattatatactacataAATAACAGTAAGGTATACACTCAACGAATTTGGTCTATAGGAATATCTGAtttgaaatactttaaaaacgtTTGCTTATATAATGTTTCCTTCAGTCCCGTTGtgaatcctttccttatccctttaaaATAGGCAACGCATTTAGAGAGCCCCTTCCTTTGAAAAAGGTCATGGGtgtggtgatcgctcaccatcagaCGAAGTAGCCCGTTCtgacatataaaaagatatcGACTAGGAAATACAATTTCTCATCTAATATTcttccaataaaattaattgagttatttgtttatattcacCAGGTGTTATTTAAAACGAGTAGGCATTTAGGGAAGCAAGCATATTGTCTTGTATCTTTTGggtaaatatgaataaaatagatatttccCATGGGACGTTCTTTAGACCCAAAACTTGGGTCCCGTTACACATCCATCTAATATAATAGACGTATATAATGTGTTATAGCTTCCCGATACAGGATATGCTAGCTTATCACAtactatatcaatatttacggtgcacaatattattttattaggacATAAAGTTCCCAAGTCGCCCAACCATTTTCAATCTTAGCATAAGTACATATTGCCAAGTTGTgttgtcatattttataaacactttATGCAAGAACTTATGGTTGAGGAAAATTATGTGAATCTCAAATTTTAACCAATCAAGGATTTTTTATCATCTgatagtaaaaaaaagttttaaattatgatatatttttatattagtactaTGAATTGGATtactttttctatattttaatgttgttcATTCCACCAACTACCATAATTTTATACCCGATTTCTTATTCCTGACCTCGTTTAGTATACAGCGTATATATCGTTtaactgatattatatataaggttCAGCTTATGCTAAGAAGTTATTACCATCCGAGTTAAGCTGACTCCCCACAGCAAAATTTTACGGAACACCGCTGAGTAAACGTATGCAAATGGAGACTTTATGTCTTCATCACTTTATACGAATTTCCGCAAGCGTgtgatcaaataaaatatatctggCGGTTCCCGTTTACAGcagacattttataaaacggTTGTATGACCTAATTCCTTAGTGGCCTATATCGtagaatgtttttaaaaattaaatgctgtCACATGTTAGGTacttctattaataattttacttacgTATTTTCAGTTTTCACCCGTTAAACTTGTCTCGTTTTTACCATTCCAAGTACTGCGCATCGTAAGCTATGgttttatttcagtaaaataagtttaaaaagaaGAATGTAACTCTAAAGAgtattaaaacatgttttactATATcaggttataattaaataaaatatatactaaaaacAGGTGaacttacatttaattatttttagaagcATTTTGAGGTTCGCGGATAAACAGAATGGAATTGTGATGTTTTCGTCAGCATTACCTGAGACACTGTCATAgcatgttacaaataaaacgtcAGGATTTTAGGATCACGAGATCCATTTTTCCTGTGTCACATTTACAGTGAAAAATATGAGATGGCATAAAAGGATCATTGTCAGACAGCCGCACACTTACATTAAAGCTAGGCAACAGAACATTGCGCACGAATCAAATTCTATTGATATCTTAATCTGTTTACTCCAATGTAATCGCATATAATCCACATAATATAGGATTATAACACTTTGCATTCATGCTTCTGGATACGATTGCATaactataataacaatttttaattagtcgatctcaatattaatattaaattagtttaaataatggaccgtatttttttgcttttttataatacaactcATGGAGCTTACTTTTAATGGAATTGCATATCACTAAACGTTCACCAATCCAAACGAAAACCCCGCCAGTACAGAAATGGCAAGGATTATAATAGGATGCTATCTGACAAAGTAATACGAAGAGGACAATGTAGACcgctaaaaacaaaaaacgtgTTGGGGTTTACTGTATAGTAGAATGCTGCGGCTTCACTGCACCGTAGTTAATCCATTATACAACAGTGTAATATCTCTTTAGGTAATTTGcaatgtaaatgttatatcGAAGTGAGTTTAAATTCTGCTTTAAAATGTGAATGTCTTTCGCAATATGTACTATTGTAATAGATTATTACGTATTCATTTTGACTGGGTTTTTGtatctaatttttaattcctcttttttttatatttcataaattaaagttatgaatattgggcgtaataataataaaataataaaagtgaatGACGCGGACACCAGTACACATAATAGATTtcgttgttaaataaataataagaactgAGGATGTAATAATtctgaatgtttgtttttatttttcaatcaacAGCGGCCTTGTTTTACCGTGAACTGAATGGAAAATAGGACGATTGCTGCTTGTTTATAGATTCTGTTTTACGACAAGGaccaaaatatttgattagcCGTCTACCATACATAAAAAGTTTAGACATTAGAACGAATTTGTTGATAAAGAGCCTCGTCGTGAAACACATACTTATACTTCATACCTAATaaagtgtataattttataatgttaatgttaCAAAAGGTAACTATATGACAATATAATTGGTTccttctaaatatttatgtttggaATAGACCAATTatgttaacaaaattaatttttcagagATGTTAAGCAATCTTCCATGACGTATTGTTCATCAAACGCTTCCCTTAGCAATTAGCAGTTGGTTACAACTACCAACTATATCTAAGCATGCAATCATTGTTCAATACATTTCAGATAGATCACTGaccacaattaattaataagctCATTATCGTCCCCGTCATTGTGTCTGATGCCTATGATGCGACAGGCTAATGAGAGCATCGAGCATCGAATATTGATCGTGCCTTAGTTACAACTCACGTTACACGCCATCGTTAATTGGATGGTATCACTCGGGATGAGGTAAGTAGACAGCTTCAAGAATTGCGTCACTGCTCGTTTCCATATTCTCTTATAGGCAtattactaatactatttACCTTTTGACCGGTTTGCGTCACTATCACATATGTCGTTACTTATCACTACACGAAAGAAGTATATTTAGGCGAAATATATTTGCAGGTTAGATAAATTAGctataaagcaaaaataaaatatatacttaaagtGAGCGTCTGAAACAGTAATATCCAGAGAAGATATTTGAGTGAATATAAAGTCGCAGACACATTTTGTTCAGGTCACTAgttcttgaaataaataagatgctgaaatataatatttaaagtacaaAAGTTTGctaaatatctaattttaaattgattattgtcAAGCATGACATGAACGATATTCTcctttaataattcataataacattaagaatcatttataaacaagCACGGCAAGATAGAGAAACAAGATCATGAACTACGAAAACGCTTTAGATTATTTAGCTATACTTAAATAAGAATCTTATAACACGAAACAAAGTTTTCATCCTTACATTCGCTACATAAAACCACGTATCTTATTTAGAGCAAACAATGAAGTCGGTAGTTGGCAATAATCGTCGGAATTTGGACGACGAAATGTTCCCTTATTTTTCCATTTGCAAAGTCCTGACGACGCGCTATTTGTGTTTTTCTCCggactttatttttgttttccaCGGTACTGCGTTGATTTAGGCAGATTTGCAGCGATATGAAGGCGTggaccataatccaccacttGATTCCTTTAGATAcgatctattttatattctgtattATGTTTTCGAAAATTATAGCCGAGCaaactaaaacaaatgtttatatttgttgcgttaaatttcatatacagTTCTGTATTACACCAATTCAAAGCAAAATGGTTGTTAAGTAAACACAGTTTGAAACTGATACATACGCTCCATTATAAAGTTGCTCTAAATACCTGATCAAGTTGGAGCTTACCGGTGGTTCAAATGTGAAGACGTAGTTACGAATACAATTCAAAAAGATGTATATTAGAATTAATGTGTTAGTAATTTGGACATAATTaagtaagtaattttaaactaatgttatattttaagtttttaattttaaagaaggTTTAAACGTacaaagattatttaaatttacgtgTTTATCCCTATTGTTGCATCGGTTTGGCTAtaagtaataaagaaaaccCTGTTACTAAAACGAAACATACTGCGCCAAACGTGCGACTGTAAATACGGCACACTTTGCATCGGCTATACCCACATTTCCCGTGCTCTGTTTTTAGGTAACATTgtctttacataaatttacattcCCCTCTAAAAGATTTGTTCAAAAACATGACATGACActatcttttgttttattaacttatttccTTGATCCTTATTTAAAATCTCGCTTCGTAGtagtaatgttaaaataactcGAAGCAATTTCGTAAGCCCCACTTAAGCACTCTGCTACGTTGTCATTTTTGCAGAATAATCCTCGTCATCCTCAAATTTACTTTAGGCGTCAGTCTaaaagtacattattatttatataacagacGTCCATTCTCGTTGTTTAACTAACCGTAACACATTTCCTCTGCCCCTGTCATAAAACTGACCTTTTTCTCTTTTACGGTCACATGGACAATTGGGAAAATATAATGTGAATTTGTCAAGAAAATCCAACACCTCGTAGATTGGATCAAGTTTACCTTTTCAGAAAAACAACAACGTAGTAGAAAGAAGGAGATTAGGTTCGGCTCGAGTATGCCTCCCGCAGAGCCGAGTGCGTGCGTCCGAGTTCTGAAGGGGGATAAGCGCCGCACGAACGAAGCTTAACAATAAAACGCCTCTCTATAAAAAGTTACAGTACAAAATTCCCTTTATATTACACACCTGATTGTctacgaa is drawn from Zerene cesonia ecotype Mississippi chromosome 8, Zerene_cesonia_1.1, whole genome shotgun sequence and contains these coding sequences:
- the LOC119828728 gene encoding zinc finger protein 541-like, which gives rise to MYSAAVGGEGVALQLREATPAEIDARLDTRLDARLDARLDARLDERLAIACHEPELLAELLHAAADIEGEHDGLTALLGASSPDLALASDASDSLPLPDNDRDCKTPSLSVGGITTVSVALTGIDSRPLTRKVRPKPASPNRQGPQQCQVCNKVFGNASALAKHKLTHSDERKYVCITCAKAFKRQDHLNGHMLTHRNKKPYECKADGCGKSYCDARSLRRHTENHHQPHPEKTGSAESSGAERDANAARGASPASPSPARAVLHSDVRHVFLYLFNNFMYHTILNVANIQHSDYIHKAILSLISDLS